In Acidobacteriota bacterium, one DNA window encodes the following:
- a CDS encoding WbuC family cupin fold metalloprotein, whose protein sequence is MEVGVAGVVRLDRIALHRLSKAAVSSPRLRQNRNLHAMEDSVHRLLNAIEPGSYIRPHRHLHPPKAETMFVVAGRLGFLSFHDDGTVAEKTVLDAGGETFGVDVPPGVWHTFVSLAAGTVAFEAKAGPYVAPAGSDAAPWAPPEGDPASVRLEAGWRNAFIEQAES, encoded by the coding sequence ATGGAAGTCGGGGTCGCCGGCGTGGTGCGACTGGATCGCATCGCACTGCACCGCCTGAGCAAGGCGGCGGTATCGTCCCCCCGCCTGCGGCAGAACCGGAATCTCCACGCGATGGAGGATTCCGTGCACCGTCTTCTCAACGCGATCGAGCCCGGAAGCTACATCCGGCCCCACCGCCACCTGCATCCGCCGAAGGCCGAGACGATGTTCGTCGTGGCCGGCCGGCTCGGCTTCCTCTCGTTCCACGACGACGGAACCGTCGCCGAGAAGACCGTTCTCGACGCCGGCGGCGAGACGTTCGGCGTCGACGTCCCTCCGGGCGTCTGGCACACGTTCGTGTCGCTCGCCGCGGGCACCGTGGCCTTCGAGGCGAAGGCCGGACCCTACGTCGCGCCCGCGGGGAGCGACGCGGCGCCCTGGGCGCCTCCCGAAGGCGACCCGGCGTCCGTGCGGCTCGAGGCCGGGTGGCGCAACGCGTTTATCGAGCAGGCGGAGTCCTGA
- a CDS encoding TonB-dependent receptor has translation MINLRRLLPLAACVAVLLSAVPALGQETAAALQGVVTVKSDKSPLPGASVEAIHVPTGTRYAAVTSAAGRFNILNVRVGGPYTVTAKIGGFKTETEKDVVVALGEKLELEFALELAARAETVSVTAELEPLISPNRMGSTQAVSQDEIKSLPTIRRQFQDFAKTSPYVNVAASDPTQTNISVGGKNNRYNTIQIDGAVNNDLFGLSSTGTPGGQTDTQPISIDTIQEIQVAISPYDVKQGGFTGGAINAITRSGTNEFHGSVYGSSRNQNWVGSKIPQAYGDAVSSPLAEFVSDQYGARLGGPIIRDTLFFFVSGERNKTSAPTNGAADGSASNNFNNPANAALFKSVLTNKYGYDPGGLGDYNTRTNSDLLLGKLDLNISSAHQLSLRYNYVNALNDINGARNSSTYTFETGGYTITDKTNSGVLQLNSVFGADSFNQGRVGYQTVRDNRAVPVQFPSVYICNSPNSNCTGNGTYSLAAGTERSSGANSLNQDILEVTDDFTLIKGNHTITIGTHNEFFKFENLFIQDVYGTYFFNTIADLNAGNAARYQVQFANGADPRRPTQFNARQWGLYAGDQWRVSNTLTLNLGLRLDIPQLPDSPSYNPLVQSTFGVDTSDVPNGQIMVSPRLGFNWNPSGSGKDQIRGGVGVFAGRTPYVWISNNYGSTGIEITNLSASNVTFTGDPNNPPKNFPPGTSAITVNGINPDFKFPQVLRSTLAYDRELPGGIRGTIEAMFTKTLYDVFYYNLGRVESGNKTFYGAPIYKQYSTQISDMVYLDNTTKGEQQNLIVQLEKRFPFGLYVMGSYAYMNAKAAFEGTSSVAYSNWQFQTTDGNIYNQALTRSFWDVPNRFNIVASQAFRTGALAHNIGLIFTAQSGQPYSILMGGNANADGASGNDLLFVPANYSDIVWKGTGAPTEGQWNDYLSMTGLDKYRGRVAERNALDAPWIHTLDFHYDVTLPISVVQVQLTFDVLNLINLVNHNAGLLRYVANQTYTALNYSGIDAATGKPIYTVNSGALNEGRQYTTQGLRSRYQLKLGGRVSF, from the coding sequence ATGATCAATCTGCGTCGTCTCCTGCCGCTCGCCGCGTGCGTTGCGGTCCTCCTGTCGGCCGTACCCGCCCTCGGGCAGGAGACCGCCGCCGCTCTCCAGGGTGTCGTGACGGTCAAGTCGGACAAGAGCCCGCTGCCCGGCGCCTCGGTGGAGGCCATCCACGTCCCCACCGGCACCCGTTACGCGGCGGTCACGTCGGCCGCCGGCCGGTTCAACATCCTGAACGTCCGCGTGGGCGGCCCCTACACGGTCACCGCGAAGATCGGCGGCTTCAAGACCGAAACCGAGAAGGACGTCGTCGTCGCCCTCGGCGAGAAGCTCGAGCTCGAGTTCGCGCTGGAGCTCGCGGCACGGGCCGAGACGGTCAGCGTGACCGCCGAGCTCGAGCCGCTGATCAGCCCGAACCGGATGGGCTCGACGCAGGCGGTTTCGCAGGACGAGATCAAGTCGCTGCCGACCATCCGCCGGCAGTTCCAGGACTTCGCCAAGACCAGCCCCTACGTGAACGTGGCGGCCAGCGACCCGACGCAGACGAACATCTCCGTGGGCGGCAAGAACAACCGCTACAACACGATTCAGATCGACGGCGCGGTCAACAACGACCTGTTCGGCCTCTCCTCGACCGGCACCCCGGGCGGCCAGACGGACACGCAGCCCATCTCGATCGACACGATCCAGGAGATCCAGGTCGCGATCTCGCCCTACGACGTCAAGCAGGGCGGCTTCACGGGCGGCGCGATCAACGCGATCACGAGGAGCGGGACGAACGAGTTCCACGGCTCCGTCTACGGCTCCTCGCGGAACCAGAACTGGGTCGGAAGCAAGATCCCGCAGGCCTACGGCGACGCGGTCTCGAGCCCGCTCGCGGAATTCGTTTCGGACCAGTACGGCGCGCGCCTCGGCGGGCCGATCATCAGGGACACGCTCTTCTTCTTCGTCAGCGGCGAGCGGAACAAGACCTCGGCTCCGACGAACGGGGCCGCGGACGGCTCGGCGTCCAACAACTTCAACAACCCGGCGAATGCCGCATTGTTCAAGTCCGTGCTGACCAACAAGTACGGCTACGACCCGGGCGGCCTCGGCGACTACAACACCCGCACGAACAGCGACCTCCTGCTCGGCAAGCTCGATCTCAACATCTCGAGCGCCCACCAGCTGTCCCTGCGTTACAACTACGTCAACGCCCTGAACGACATCAACGGCGCGCGCAACTCGAGCACGTACACGTTCGAGACGGGCGGGTACACGATCACCGACAAGACGAACTCGGGCGTCCTGCAGCTCAACAGCGTTTTCGGGGCCGATTCGTTCAACCAGGGCCGCGTCGGCTACCAGACGGTCCGGGACAACCGGGCGGTTCCGGTCCAGTTCCCGTCCGTCTACATCTGCAACTCCCCGAACTCGAACTGCACCGGCAACGGGACTTATTCCCTCGCCGCCGGGACCGAGCGCTCGTCCGGAGCGAACTCGCTCAACCAGGACATCCTCGAGGTCACGGACGACTTCACGCTCATCAAGGGCAACCACACGATCACGATCGGGACGCACAACGAGTTCTTCAAGTTCGAGAACCTCTTCATCCAGGACGTCTACGGGACGTACTTCTTCAACACCATCGCCGACCTCAACGCCGGGAACGCCGCCCGGTACCAGGTCCAGTTCGCGAACGGCGCCGACCCGCGCCGCCCGACGCAGTTCAACGCCCGGCAGTGGGGCCTCTACGCGGGCGACCAGTGGAGGGTGAGCAACACCCTGACGCTGAACCTCGGCCTGCGCCTCGACATTCCCCAGCTGCCCGACAGCCCGAGCTACAACCCGCTCGTCCAGTCGACCTTCGGGGTCGACACGAGCGACGTGCCGAACGGCCAGATCATGGTATCGCCCCGCCTCGGCTTCAACTGGAACCCGAGCGGGTCCGGCAAGGACCAGATCCGCGGCGGCGTCGGCGTCTTCGCCGGCCGCACGCCGTACGTCTGGATCTCGAACAACTACGGGTCGACGGGCATCGAGATCACGAACCTGAGCGCCTCAAACGTGACGTTCACCGGGGATCCCAACAACCCGCCGAAGAACTTCCCCCCCGGCACGTCGGCGATCACGGTCAACGGCATCAACCCGGACTTCAAGTTCCCGCAGGTTCTTCGCTCGACGCTGGCGTATGACCGCGAGCTCCCCGGCGGGATCCGCGGAACCATCGAGGCGATGTTCACGAAGACGCTCTACGACGTCTTCTACTACAACCTCGGCAGGGTCGAGTCCGGCAACAAGACGTTCTACGGGGCGCCGATTTACAAGCAGTACTCGACGCAGATCTCGGACATGGTCTACCTCGACAACACGACGAAGGGCGAGCAGCAGAACCTCATCGTGCAGCTCGAGAAGCGCTTCCCCTTCGGGCTCTACGTCATGGGCTCCTACGCCTACATGAACGCCAAGGCCGCGTTCGAGGGAACGTCCAGCGTCGCGTACTCGAACTGGCAGTTCCAGACGACGGACGGCAACATCTACAACCAGGCGCTCACGCGCTCCTTCTGGGACGTCCCGAACCGGTTCAACATCGTCGCGTCCCAGGCGTTCCGGACCGGCGCGCTGGCCCATAACATCGGGCTCATCTTCACGGCCCAGTCGGGGCAGCCCTATTCGATCCTCATGGGCGGCAACGCGAACGCGGACGGCGCCTCGGGCAACGACCTCCTCTTCGTGCCCGCGAACTACAGCGACATCGTTTGGAAGGGCACGGGGGCTCCGACCGAAGGTCAGTGGAACGACTACCTGTCGATGACGGGCCTCGACAAGTACCGCGGCCGCGTCGCGGAGCGCAACGCGCTCGACGCCCCGTGGATCCACACGCTCGACTTCCATTACGACGTGACGCTGCCGATCTCGGTGGTCCAGGTGCAGCTCACGTTCGACGTCCTGAACCTCATCAACCTGGTGAATCACAACGCGGGGCTCCTCCGCTACGTCGCCAACCAGACGTACACGGCGCTCAACTACTCGGGGATCGACGCGGCCACCGGCAAGCCGATCTACACCGTCAACTCGGGCGCGCTCAATGAAGGGCGCCAGTACACGACGCAGGGCCTCCGCTCGCGCTACCAGCTCAAGCTCGGCGGACGCGTTTCGTTCTGA
- a CDS encoding acyl-CoA dehydrogenase family protein: MSLATETPAIPPVSVLGDHEQELAEGVYDFAVESIAPQSARMDRDNVMDPDLIRKFFDLDLMGIEIPEEYGGLGANFTTSIAIIEALARVDAACAVVVDVQNTLVNNAIKRWASPAIQKKYFPQLAKQKVASYALSEAGSGSDAFALATTAAPKGDRWILNGEKLWITNGLEAELFLVFANVDKTKGYKGITAFLVESQWKGFTKGKKEDKLGIRASSTLALAFEDLEVPAENVVGNVGEGYKIAIETLNEGRIGIGAQMVGIARAALDYATKYVKERRQFGQPLAQFQAVQHELARMDMELECARLAVYNAARLKEAGLPFAREGAIAKLKGSEVAEMCTSKGLELLGGYGYVKDYPLEKMYRDAKIGKIYEGTSFMQLNTIAKDVLKR; this comes from the coding sequence ATGTCCCTCGCAACTGAAACGCCCGCGATTCCGCCGGTCTCCGTCCTCGGGGACCACGAGCAGGAGCTCGCCGAGGGTGTGTACGACTTCGCGGTCGAGTCGATCGCGCCGCAGTCCGCCCGCATGGACCGCGACAACGTGATGGATCCCGACCTGATCCGGAAGTTCTTCGATCTCGACCTCATGGGGATCGAGATCCCCGAGGAGTACGGCGGCCTCGGCGCGAACTTCACCACGTCGATCGCGATCATCGAGGCGCTCGCGCGCGTGGACGCCGCCTGCGCGGTCGTCGTGGACGTCCAGAACACGCTCGTGAACAACGCGATCAAGCGCTGGGCCTCGCCCGCGATCCAGAAGAAGTACTTCCCCCAGCTCGCGAAACAGAAGGTCGCCTCGTACGCGCTCTCGGAGGCCGGCTCGGGCTCGGACGCCTTCGCGCTCGCGACGACCGCGGCGCCGAAGGGCGACCGCTGGATCCTGAACGGCGAGAAGCTCTGGATCACGAACGGCCTCGAGGCCGAGCTCTTCCTCGTCTTCGCGAACGTCGACAAGACCAAGGGCTACAAGGGCATCACGGCGTTCCTCGTGGAGTCGCAGTGGAAGGGCTTCACGAAGGGGAAGAAGGAAGACAAGCTCGGCATCCGCGCGTCGTCCACGCTCGCGCTCGCCTTCGAGGACCTCGAAGTGCCGGCCGAGAACGTCGTCGGCAACGTGGGTGAGGGCTACAAGATCGCGATCGAGACCCTCAACGAGGGGCGGATCGGGATCGGCGCCCAGATGGTCGGCATCGCGCGCGCCGCGCTCGACTACGCGACGAAGTACGTCAAGGAGCGCCGCCAGTTCGGCCAGCCTCTCGCGCAGTTCCAGGCCGTCCAGCACGAGCTCGCGCGGATGGACATGGAGCTGGAGTGCGCCCGACTCGCCGTCTACAACGCGGCGCGCCTCAAGGAGGCGGGCCTGCCGTTCGCGCGCGAGGGCGCGATCGCGAAGCTCAAGGGCTCCGAGGTCGCCGAGATGTGCACGTCGAAGGGCCTCGAGCTCCTCGGCGGCTACGGTTACGTGAAGGATTACCCGCTCGAGAAGATGTACCGCGACGCGAAAATCGGGAAGATCTACGAGGGCACGTCCTTCATGCAGCTCAACACGATCGCGAAAGACGTTCTGAAGCGCTGA
- the katG gene encoding catalase/peroxidase HPI, whose product MNDKCPITGTSARATVGSGTSNRDWWPRQLNLGILHQHAPASNPMGPDFDYAEEFKKLDLAALKKDLVALMTDSKDWWPADWGHYGGLFIRMAWHSAGTYRTADGRGGGGTGNQRFAPINSWPDNGNLDKARRLLWPIKQKYGNRVSWADLMILAGNCALESMGFKTFGFGGGRADIWQPEEDIYWGKEHEWLATSDKPNSRYSGERDLENPLAAVQMGLIYVNPEGPDGNPDPVASGRDVRETFARMAMNDEETVALVAGGHTFGKMHGAGDPKLVGPEPEGAPIEEQGLGWINRFGTGKGAHTTTSGLEGAWKPNPTRWDNGYFDMLFGYEWDLVKSPAGAWQWQAKDVKEEHMIPDAHDPSKKHRPMMTTADLSLRLDPIYEPISRRFHEDPRAFADAFARAWFKLTHRDMGPKARYLGPEVPAEDLIWQDPVPAVDHAIIDSTDVADLKAKVLASGVSVADLVSTAWASASTFRGSDMRGGANGARIRLAPQKDWEANQPAQLARVLGVLETIQRAFNGAQTGGKKVSLADLVVLAGCAAVEAAAKAAGHAVDVPFTPGRTDASQGQTDVESFAVLEPEADGFRNYQKKAFTVPAEEMLVDKAQLLTLSAPEMTVLVGGLRVLGANAGRSTHGVFTKRVGTLTNDFFVNLLDMGTVWKPTSDAGDTFEGRDRRTGALKWTGTRVDLVFGSNSQLRALAEVYAQEDAKEKFVSDFVAAWNKVMSLDRFDIS is encoded by the coding sequence ATGAACGACAAGTGCCCGATCACAGGCACCTCTGCCCGAGCCACCGTCGGCAGTGGCACATCGAACCGCGACTGGTGGCCCAGGCAGCTGAATCTGGGCATCCTCCACCAGCACGCGCCCGCGTCGAACCCGATGGGCCCCGATTTCGACTACGCCGAGGAATTCAAGAAGCTCGATCTGGCCGCCCTGAAGAAGGACCTGGTCGCGCTGATGACCGACTCGAAGGACTGGTGGCCAGCCGACTGGGGCCACTACGGCGGCCTGTTCATCCGCATGGCGTGGCACAGCGCGGGCACGTACCGCACCGCGGACGGACGCGGCGGAGGCGGCACCGGCAACCAGCGCTTTGCGCCGATCAACAGCTGGCCCGACAACGGCAACCTCGACAAGGCCCGCCGCCTGCTCTGGCCCATCAAGCAGAAATACGGGAACCGGGTCTCCTGGGCCGACCTGATGATCCTCGCCGGCAACTGCGCGCTGGAGTCGATGGGCTTCAAGACCTTCGGCTTCGGCGGCGGCCGCGCGGACATCTGGCAGCCCGAAGAGGACATCTACTGGGGCAAAGAACACGAATGGCTGGCCACCAGCGACAAGCCCAACAGCCGTTACTCCGGCGAACGCGACCTGGAGAACCCGCTGGCCGCCGTGCAGATGGGCCTGATCTACGTGAACCCCGAAGGCCCCGATGGAAACCCCGACCCCGTGGCCTCGGGCCGCGACGTGCGCGAGACATTCGCCCGCATGGCCATGAACGACGAGGAAACCGTCGCCCTCGTCGCCGGCGGCCACACGTTCGGCAAGATGCACGGCGCGGGCGACCCGAAGCTCGTGGGCCCGGAGCCCGAGGGCGCTCCCATCGAAGAGCAAGGACTGGGCTGGATCAACCGGTTTGGCACCGGCAAGGGCGCGCACACCACCACGAGCGGTCTCGAAGGCGCGTGGAAGCCCAACCCGACGAGATGGGACAACGGCTACTTCGACATGCTGTTCGGCTACGAGTGGGACCTGGTCAAGAGCCCGGCCGGCGCCTGGCAATGGCAGGCCAAGGACGTCAAGGAAGAGCACATGATTCCCGACGCCCACGACCCGTCGAAGAAGCACCGGCCCATGATGACAACCGCCGACCTGTCGCTGCGTCTCGACCCGATCTACGAGCCGATCTCGCGCCGCTTCCACGAGGACCCGCGGGCCTTCGCCGACGCATTCGCCCGCGCCTGGTTCAAGCTGACCCACCGCGACATGGGGCCCAAGGCCCGTTACCTCGGTCCTGAAGTTCCAGCCGAAGACCTGATCTGGCAAGACCCGGTCCCCGCCGTCGATCACGCCATCATCGATTCCACGGACGTCGCCGACCTCAAGGCCAAGGTCCTGGCCTCGGGCGTGTCGGTGGCGGATCTGGTCTCCACTGCATGGGCCTCGGCCTCCACCTTCCGGGGCTCGGACATGCGCGGCGGTGCCAACGGCGCGCGGATTCGCCTGGCGCCGCAAAAGGACTGGGAAGCCAACCAGCCGGCGCAACTGGCCAGGGTGCTGGGCGTGCTCGAGACCATCCAGCGGGCCTTCAACGGCGCCCAGACGGGCGGCAAGAAGGTCTCCCTGGCGGACCTCGTCGTGCTGGCGGGCTGCGCTGCCGTTGAAGCGGCGGCCAAGGCTGCCGGGCACGCCGTCGACGTGCCCTTCACCCCGGGCCGCACCGACGCCTCGCAGGGCCAGACCGACGTGGAGTCGTTCGCCGTGCTGGAGCCGGAGGCCGACGGTTTCCGCAACTACCAGAAGAAGGCCTTCACCGTGCCGGCCGAGGAAATGCTGGTGGACAAGGCGCAGCTCCTGACCCTCAGCGCGCCGGAAATGACGGTGCTCGTCGGCGGCCTGCGCGTGCTGGGTGCCAACGCGGGTCGATCGACGCACGGCGTGTTCACGAAACGGGTCGGAACCCTCACCAACGACTTCTTCGTGAACCTGCTCGACATGGGCACCGTGTGGAAGCCCACGTCCGATGCCGGGGACACGTTCGAAGGGCGCGATCGCAGGACAGGCGCCCTCAAGTGGACCGGCACCCGTGTGGACCTGGTTTTCGGCTCCAACTCCCAGCTGCGGGCCCTGGCCGAGGTCTATGCGCAGGAGGATGCCAAGGAGAAGTTCGTGAGCGACTTCGTCGCGGCCTGGAACAAGGTCATGAGCCTGGACCGCTTCGACATCAGCTGA
- a CDS encoding amino acid permease has translation MAEGTAGTGGGLRREIGIWQGTALNVIDMVGIGPFVTLPLILAAMGGGQALLAWLLGALLAISDGLVTAELSASLPRAGGSYAFLREAYGPARWGRLVSFLFLFQIAFSAPLSMASGAIGFSRYLRFVFPGIPSGWEGAVASVLCVAVTLLLMRRIGAIGKFSVVLWIGVLATLGIVIGLGLPHMKMEAWRFWEAPVVSAAGVPPPGVLGGLGAALLLAVYDYLGYYNICYLAEEIVEPTKTIPRVIVVSILVVAVLYILMNVCIVSVLPMEKAMTSKSTVADFVEVLAGRPVARGVTLLILWTAFASVFSLTLGYSRILWAAARDGNFFRVFSRLHPTEGYPIVAIAALGGAAALFSFLDLRVVVSAIISIRAIIPFIAQITGALVLRKTRPDLKRPFKMWLYPLPALVALALWAFVLSSPEKGFKAAGLAVIAAGVGAFLVRSRLAREWPFGRNAGQETPAA, from the coding sequence GTGGCGGAGGGCACGGCAGGCACCGGGGGAGGGCTGCGCCGGGAGATCGGCATCTGGCAGGGGACCGCCCTCAACGTGATCGACATGGTGGGGATCGGTCCGTTCGTGACCCTTCCCCTCATCCTCGCCGCGATGGGTGGGGGGCAGGCGCTCCTCGCGTGGCTCCTCGGCGCCCTCCTCGCGATCTCGGACGGGCTCGTGACGGCCGAGCTCTCGGCCTCGCTCCCGCGCGCGGGCGGCTCGTACGCGTTCCTGCGCGAGGCCTACGGACCGGCGCGCTGGGGGCGGCTCGTCTCGTTTCTCTTTCTCTTCCAGATCGCGTTTTCGGCGCCGCTCTCGATGGCGTCCGGCGCCATCGGCTTCTCGCGGTACCTCCGCTTCGTCTTTCCGGGGATCCCATCCGGCTGGGAGGGCGCCGTCGCGTCGGTCCTCTGCGTCGCCGTCACCCTTCTCCTCATGCGGCGCATCGGCGCGATCGGGAAGTTCTCCGTCGTTCTGTGGATCGGCGTCCTCGCGACGCTCGGGATCGTGATCGGGCTGGGCCTCCCGCACATGAAGATGGAGGCGTGGCGATTCTGGGAAGCGCCCGTGGTCTCCGCGGCGGGGGTCCCGCCGCCCGGAGTCCTCGGAGGGCTCGGCGCCGCGCTCCTCCTCGCGGTCTATGACTACCTCGGCTACTACAACATCTGCTACCTCGCCGAGGAGATCGTCGAGCCGACGAAGACGATTCCCCGCGTGATCGTCGTGTCCATTCTCGTGGTCGCGGTTCTCTACATCCTCATGAACGTCTGTATCGTCTCGGTCCTTCCGATGGAGAAGGCGATGACGTCGAAGTCGACGGTGGCGGACTTCGTCGAGGTGCTCGCGGGAAGGCCCGTCGCGCGGGGCGTCACGCTCCTGATCCTGTGGACGGCCTTCGCCTCGGTCTTCTCGCTCACGCTCGGCTACTCGCGGATTCTGTGGGCCGCGGCGCGCGACGGAAACTTCTTCCGCGTGTTCTCGCGCCTCCACCCGACGGAGGGCTACCCGATCGTCGCGATCGCGGCCCTCGGCGGGGCGGCCGCGCTCTTCTCGTTTCTCGACCTCAGGGTCGTCGTCTCGGCGATCATCTCGATCCGCGCGATCATCCCGTTCATCGCGCAGATCACGGGCGCGCTCGTCCTCCGGAAGACGCGCCCGGACCTCAAGCGCCCGTTCAAGATGTGGCTCTACCCGCTCCCGGCGCTCGTCGCGCTCGCGCTCTGGGCCTTCGTCCTCTCCTCGCCCGAGAAGGGCTTCAAGGCCGCGGGCCTCGCCGTGATCGCGGCGGGCGTCGGCGCGTTCCTCGTGAGATCCCGTCTCGCGAGAGAATGGCCGTTCGGCCGGAACGCCGGACAGGAGACACCCGCGGCATGA
- the pfkA gene encoding 6-phosphofructokinase: MKRIAVLTSGGDAPGMNAAIRAVVRTGIVRGASVIGARHGFSGLIAGDLVPLGARAVGGIIQQGGTILGSARCDEFRTPEGRAGALEVLRRNEVEGLVVIGGSGSQAGAHELQKLGFPVVGVASTIDNDLFGSDITIGVDTALNIALEAIDRLKTTASSHERAFLVEVMGRDCGYLALMAGIAGGAESVVVPEVPVDPEELARELDASRERGKKHAIIVVAEGASYDAEGLAHYFKEHKKRLGFDLRVTILGHVQRGGAPGAYDRLLATRLGFAAVKSLMDGQGGVLMGLRDGRITATPLHAVAGAKKPLDPSLFELLRTMAK, translated from the coding sequence ATGAAACGCATCGCCGTCCTCACGAGCGGGGGAGACGCCCCGGGCATGAACGCCGCAATCCGGGCGGTCGTGCGGACGGGGATCGTGCGGGGGGCGAGCGTGATCGGCGCCCGGCACGGGTTCTCGGGCCTCATCGCGGGGGATCTCGTCCCGCTCGGCGCGCGGGCCGTGGGCGGCATCATCCAGCAGGGCGGCACGATTCTCGGCAGCGCCCGCTGCGACGAGTTCCGGACGCCCGAGGGGCGCGCCGGGGCGCTCGAGGTCCTGCGCCGGAACGAAGTCGAGGGCCTCGTCGTGATCGGCGGCAGCGGCTCGCAGGCGGGCGCGCACGAGCTGCAGAAGCTGGGATTTCCGGTCGTCGGCGTCGCGTCGACGATCGACAACGATCTCTTCGGTTCGGACATCACGATCGGCGTCGACACGGCCCTCAACATCGCGCTCGAGGCGATCGACCGTCTCAAGACGACGGCGTCCTCGCACGAGCGGGCGTTCCTCGTCGAGGTCATGGGCCGCGACTGCGGGTACCTCGCCCTGATGGCGGGCATCGCGGGCGGCGCGGAATCCGTCGTCGTGCCCGAGGTGCCCGTCGATCCCGAGGAGCTCGCGCGCGAGCTCGACGCGTCGCGCGAGCGCGGCAAGAAACACGCGATCATCGTCGTCGCCGAGGGAGCGTCCTACGACGCCGAGGGCCTGGCGCACTACTTCAAAGAGCACAAGAAGCGTCTCGGTTTCGACCTGAGAGTCACGATCCTCGGCCACGTGCAGCGCGGCGGGGCCCCCGGCGCCTACGACCGGCTTCTCGCGACGCGGCTCGGGTTCGCGGCGGTCAAGAGCCTCATGGACGGGCAGGGCGGGGTCCTCATGGGCCTCCGGGACGGCCGGATCACCGCGACCCCGCTCCACGCGGTCGCCGGGGCGAAAAAGCCCCTCGATCCGTCGCTCTTCGAGCTTCTCCGGACGATGGCGAAATAG